In Amycolatopsis methanolica 239, a single genomic region encodes these proteins:
- a CDS encoding enoyl-CoA hydratase family protein: MTYRFHASPRLTEDWRHFRFGKADGVATVTLDRPEKLNPLTFESYADLRDLLAELPHHQDVRVLVIRGEGRGFCGGGDVEEIIGELINMEPRDLMRFTKMTGAVIRAMRECPIPIITAVHGIAAGAGAVVALASDFRVVSTSGRFAFLFTKVGLSGGDMGAAYLLPRVVGLGRATELLMLGDTIDAETADRYGLVSRLVADADLDTTVAELARRLADGPALALAQTKSLLTAELDMSISASMELDAMTQALLMTTRDHAEFHAAFTERRPPRWEGR; the protein is encoded by the coding sequence ATGACCTACCGCTTCCACGCCTCGCCGCGGCTCACCGAGGACTGGCGGCACTTCCGGTTCGGCAAGGCCGACGGGGTGGCGACGGTGACGCTGGACCGGCCGGAGAAGCTCAACCCGCTGACCTTCGAAAGCTATGCCGACCTGCGTGACCTGCTCGCTGAGCTGCCGCACCACCAGGACGTGCGGGTGCTGGTGATCCGCGGCGAGGGCCGGGGTTTCTGCGGCGGCGGCGACGTCGAGGAGATCATCGGCGAGCTGATCAACATGGAACCACGCGACCTGATGCGGTTCACCAAGATGACCGGCGCGGTGATCCGGGCCATGCGGGAGTGCCCGATCCCGATCATCACCGCCGTCCACGGCATCGCGGCCGGAGCCGGCGCCGTCGTCGCGCTCGCCTCCGACTTCCGCGTCGTGAGCACCTCCGGGCGGTTCGCGTTCCTGTTCACCAAGGTCGGGTTGTCCGGTGGGGACATGGGCGCGGCCTACCTGCTGCCGCGCGTGGTCGGCCTGGGCCGGGCCACCGAACTGCTGATGCTCGGCGACACGATCGACGCCGAGACGGCCGACCGCTACGGCCTGGTGTCGCGGCTGGTCGCCGACGCCGACCTGGACACCACCGTCGCCGAACTCGCCCGCAGGCTCGCCGACGGCCCGGCACTCGCCCTCGCGCAGACCAAGTCGCTGCTGACCGCCGAACTGGACATGTCGATCTCGGCGTCGATGGAACTGGACGCGATGACCCAGGCCCTGCTGATGACCACCCGCGACCACGCCGAATTCCACGCCGCCTTCACCGAACGCCGCCCGCCGCGGTGGGAGGGGCGGTGA
- a CDS encoding acyl-CoA dehydrogenase family protein, whose amino-acid sequence MSGVAAFRFTDDQREYQRWVRDAATGKLAPRGTGRVDRELVRTLGELGLLRGLFGGGAEPTDAAAVQLCLLRETIAQISTEAETALALQGLGSYPILQSGSAELRTRWIPAVISGEAVAAFALTEAGAGSDAAALRLRAERDGDGWVLTGEKLWISNAPDADIYTVFARTTPDAGARGVTAFAVPGASAGLSGEPLDMLSPHPIGRLVFDGVRVPADAVLGEVDRGFAVAMRTLDLFRPSVGAFAVGMAQAALDATVTHVRERQVYGAPLASQQAVAHRIADLATELEAARLLVYAAAAAYDDGGEPEQQSRRSAMAKLYATEAAQRIVDGCVQLHGAAALRHGHPLEHLYRDVRALRIYEGASEVQRSIIARNLIGREYTR is encoded by the coding sequence ATGTCCGGGGTGGCCGCGTTCCGATTCACCGACGATCAGCGGGAGTACCAGCGCTGGGTGCGCGACGCCGCCACCGGCAAGCTCGCCCCGCGCGGGACCGGGCGGGTGGACCGGGAGCTCGTCCGCACCCTGGGGGAGCTGGGGCTGCTCCGGGGACTGTTCGGCGGGGGCGCCGAACCCACGGACGCGGCCGCGGTGCAACTGTGCCTGTTGCGGGAGACGATCGCCCAGATCAGCACCGAGGCGGAGACCGCGCTGGCCCTGCAGGGGCTGGGCAGCTACCCGATCCTGCAGTCCGGTTCGGCCGAGCTGCGGACCCGCTGGATCCCCGCGGTGATCTCCGGCGAGGCCGTCGCCGCGTTCGCGCTGACCGAAGCCGGCGCGGGGTCGGACGCCGCGGCCCTGCGGCTGCGCGCCGAGCGCGACGGGGACGGCTGGGTGCTCACCGGCGAAAAGCTCTGGATTTCCAACGCTCCCGACGCCGACATCTACACGGTGTTCGCCCGCACCACCCCGGACGCCGGCGCCCGTGGGGTCACTGCCTTCGCCGTCCCCGGTGCCAGCGCGGGATTGTCCGGCGAGCCGCTGGACATGCTGTCGCCGCACCCGATCGGCCGGCTGGTGTTCGACGGGGTGCGGGTTCCCGCGGACGCCGTGCTCGGTGAGGTCGACCGCGGCTTCGCCGTCGCCATGCGCACGCTGGACCTGTTCCGGCCCAGCGTCGGCGCGTTCGCGGTGGGGATGGCGCAGGCAGCGCTGGACGCGACCGTCACCCACGTCCGCGAGCGCCAGGTGTACGGCGCGCCGCTGGCGAGCCAGCAGGCCGTGGCGCACCGCATCGCCGACCTGGCCACCGAACTCGAAGCGGCCCGCCTGCTCGTCTACGCCGCGGCCGCCGCCTACGACGACGGCGGCGAGCCGGAGCAGCAGTCCCGGCGGTCGGCCATGGCGAAGCTGTACGCCACCGAGGCCGCGCAGCGGATCGTCGACGGCTGCGTGCAGCTGCACGGTGCGGCCGCCCTGCGGCATGGGCACCCGCTCGAACACCTCTACCGCGACGTCCGGGCGCTGCGCATCTACGAAGGCGCCTCCGAGGTCCAGCGTTCCATCATCGCGCGCAACCTGATCGGCAGGGAGTACACCCGATGA
- a CDS encoding RNA polymerase subunit sigma-70, with product MTDARPLGADEATFIAAARSGDAARFALITERHRRELQVHCYRMLANYEDAQDLTQETFLRAWHKRESFQGHATLRTWLYRIATNACLDFLGKRDNRTPVPSGLPDSELPYLQPYPDRMLPEDPQDSAVARETIELAFIVAVQHLPPRQRVVFILRDVLGWPAPKTAEALELTVASTTSALQRARVTMRAQLPGRRLDWRSPATHELSSDERGVVKSYIDAHQRNDLDALTSLLRDDLRFAMLPDPGTVTTTAKHAVDGWISGGLFQPGHDDWRGIATTVNRMPAAALYLRTPGHPEHRLFAIALLHIVDGEIAELTGFDATGTPWLDLPPAL from the coding sequence ATGACCGACGCTCGACCGCTCGGCGCCGACGAGGCCACGTTCATCGCGGCGGCCCGCTCGGGCGATGCGGCGCGGTTCGCGCTCATCACCGAGCGCCACCGGCGTGAGCTGCAGGTGCACTGCTACCGGATGCTCGCCAACTACGAGGACGCCCAGGACCTGACGCAGGAGACGTTCCTGCGCGCGTGGCACAAGCGGGAGTCGTTCCAGGGCCACGCCACGCTGCGGACCTGGCTGTACCGGATCGCGACGAACGCCTGCCTCGACTTCCTGGGCAAGCGCGACAACCGCACACCCGTGCCGTCCGGGCTCCCCGACTCCGAGCTGCCCTACCTGCAGCCCTACCCCGACCGGATGCTGCCCGAGGACCCGCAGGACTCGGCGGTGGCGCGGGAGACGATCGAGCTGGCGTTCATCGTCGCCGTCCAGCACCTGCCGCCGCGGCAGCGGGTGGTGTTCATCCTGCGCGACGTCCTCGGCTGGCCGGCGCCGAAGACCGCCGAGGCCCTCGAACTGACCGTCGCCTCGACGACCAGCGCACTGCAACGCGCCCGCGTGACGATGCGCGCGCAGCTTCCCGGCCGCCGCCTCGACTGGCGCAGCCCCGCCACCCACGAGCTGTCCAGCGACGAACGCGGCGTGGTGAAGTCCTACATCGACGCCCACCAGCGCAACGACCTCGACGCTCTGACGTCCCTGCTGCGCGACGACCTGCGCTTCGCGATGCTCCCCGACCCGGGCACCGTGACCACGACCGCCAAGCACGCGGTGGACGGCTGGATCTCCGGCGGGCTCTTCCAGCCCGGCCACGACGACTGGCGCGGTATCGCCACGACCGTCAACCGCATGCCCGCCGCCGCACTCTACCTGCGCACCCCCGGCCACCCGGAACACCGGCTCTTCGCCATCGCCTTACTGCACATCGTCGACGGCGAGATCGCCGAGCTCACCGGATTCGACGCCACCGGCACACCCTGGCTGGACCTGCCCCCGGCACTGTGA
- a CDS encoding dihydrofolate reductase family protein, producing MPKLTFAMNVTVDGYIAAPGDDLGWSGGEGPDSSPGDELFQWWSDRVAATGLSLYGRKLWEEMSSHWPTADEQPGATPAVIEFARRWRDMPKVVFSSTIDQVGWNTRLVTGDAVTEITRLKAADAGPMDVGGATLAAAAMRAGLIDEYVLVTHPVLVGGGTPFFAALDSWVNLCLVETRTFPGGVVLTRYETR from the coding sequence ATGCCGAAACTGACCTTTGCCATGAACGTGACCGTGGACGGCTACATCGCCGCGCCGGGCGACGACCTGGGCTGGAGTGGGGGTGAGGGACCGGACTCGTCGCCGGGCGACGAGCTGTTCCAGTGGTGGTCCGACCGGGTGGCGGCGACGGGCCTGTCGCTGTACGGGCGCAAGCTGTGGGAGGAGATGAGTTCCCACTGGCCGACCGCCGACGAGCAGCCCGGCGCCACACCGGCGGTGATCGAGTTCGCCCGCCGCTGGCGGGACATGCCGAAGGTGGTGTTCTCCTCGACGATCGACCAGGTCGGCTGGAACACCCGCCTGGTCACCGGCGACGCGGTCACCGAGATCACTCGGCTCAAGGCCGCGGACGCCGGCCCGATGGACGTCGGCGGCGCGACGCTCGCCGCGGCGGCCATGCGGGCCGGGCTGATCGACGAGTACGTCCTGGTCACCCATCCGGTGCTGGTCGGCGGCGGCACGCCGTTCTTCGCCGCGCTGGACAGCTGGGTGAACCTGTGCCTGGTGGAGACCCGGACGTTTCCCGGTGGCGTGGTGCTGACCCGGTACGAGACGAGGTGA
- a CDS encoding aconitase X swivel domain-containing protein yields the protein MITLRGRTVVRGVVEGEALVSHETISGWGGIDPATGTIIERRHELCGVCFTGKILVFPGAKGSSGWSGFFQSTRLLGTAPAGMIFTVTTTKAALGAVVTRVPTLSDLDQDPVAVIRTGDHLRLDADRGIVEITRG from the coding sequence ATGATCACGTTGCGCGGCCGGACCGTCGTGCGCGGCGTGGTCGAGGGCGAGGCGCTGGTGTCGCACGAGACGATCTCCGGCTGGGGCGGCATCGACCCCGCCACCGGCACGATCATCGAGCGCAGGCACGAGCTGTGCGGGGTGTGCTTCACCGGGAAGATCCTGGTCTTCCCCGGCGCGAAGGGCTCGTCCGGCTGGTCGGGTTTCTTCCAGTCCACCCGGCTGCTGGGCACCGCCCCGGCGGGCATGATCTTCACGGTGACCACGACGAAGGCCGCGCTGGGCGCCGTCGTCACCCGGGTCCCCACGCTGAGCGACCTCGACCAGGACCCGGTCGCGGTGATCCGCACCGGCGACCACCTCCGCCTCGACGCCGACCGCGGGATCGTGGAGATCACCCGGGGGTGA